In Desulfovibrio sp. 86, the following proteins share a genomic window:
- a CDS encoding FliI/YscN family ATPase, whose amino-acid sequence MKLDPQACIKLLQASNPVRLYGKVNKVVGLVAEGSGLRAPLGAVCHMLPDDADDGIAAEVVGFRDGNLLFMPYGDMRGIRPGSRIRNTSLPPVFPVGPELLGRAFDAFGTPLDAGPPVSTELYSSPLPMGDNAKADFARQLEEQLPFVPEWAEAARQQWHPELAPIYADPPSPLQRPRITDILDVGVRSVNSLLTLGKGQRVGIMAGSGVGKSTLMGMMARYTRADVNVIALIGERGREVVEFMERDLGPEGMARSVLVIATSDQSPLVRMRAAYAATAVAEYFRDKSMDVLLMMDSVTRFAMAAREVGLAVGEPPTTKGYTPTVFAQLPKLLERAGRSAKGTITGIYTVLVDGDDFNEPIADAVRSILDGHIVLTRDLADQGHFPAIDVLRSISRLRSDICEREDILAGRVVTRNMSTFRKVEDMVNIGAYARGTNAEIDAAIISMPAINSFLRQDVGDPQFLEQSMQQLRALAQLAEGAAAQQGEPPVPSGQNGVAPQRG is encoded by the coding sequence ATGAAACTTGACCCGCAAGCCTGCATCAAGCTGCTGCAAGCCAGCAACCCCGTCCGCCTCTATGGCAAGGTCAACAAGGTCGTGGGCCTTGTGGCTGAAGGCAGCGGCCTGCGCGCCCCCCTGGGAGCGGTCTGCCACATGCTGCCCGATGATGCGGACGACGGCATCGCCGCCGAAGTGGTGGGGTTTCGCGACGGAAACCTGCTCTTCATGCCCTATGGCGATATGCGCGGCATCCGCCCCGGCAGCCGCATCCGCAATACCAGTCTGCCGCCTGTTTTTCCCGTGGGGCCGGAACTTCTGGGTCGCGCCTTTGACGCTTTTGGCACGCCCCTGGACGCGGGCCCGCCCGTCAGTACGGAACTCTATTCCTCTCCCTTGCCCATGGGCGACAATGCCAAGGCCGATTTCGCCCGTCAGTTGGAAGAACAGCTTCCCTTTGTGCCGGAATGGGCGGAGGCGGCGCGCCAGCAGTGGCATCCCGAGCTTGCGCCCATTTACGCCGATCCGCCCAGTCCTTTGCAGCGCCCCCGCATTACGGACATCCTTGATGTCGGCGTTCGGTCGGTCAACAGCCTGCTCACTCTTGGCAAGGGGCAGCGCGTGGGCATCATGGCCGGTTCCGGCGTCGGCAAGTCCACGCTGATGGGCATGATGGCGCGGTACACGCGCGCCGACGTCAACGTCATCGCGCTCATAGGCGAACGCGGCCGCGAAGTTGTGGAATTTATGGAGCGCGACCTCGGCCCCGAGGGCATGGCCCGCTCGGTGCTGGTCATCGCCACTTCCGACCAGTCGCCGCTGGTGCGCATGCGTGCTGCCTACGCGGCCACGGCAGTGGCCGAATATTTTCGCGACAAGAGCATGGACGTGCTGCTCATGATGGACTCGGTGACGCGTTTTGCCATGGCCGCCCGCGAGGTTGGCCTGGCCGTGGGCGAGCCGCCGACCACAAAGGGCTATACCCCCACAGTTTTCGCTCAGTTGCCAAAGCTGCTTGAGCGGGCCGGGCGTTCCGCCAAGGGAACCATTACAGGCATTTACACCGTCCTTGTGGACGGCGACGACTTTAACGAACCCATTGCCGACGCCGTGCGCTCCATTCTTGACGGCCACATTGTGCTTACCCGCGATCTGGCAGACCAGGGGCACTTTCCCGCCATCGACGTGCTGCGTTCCATCAGCCGTCTGCGCTCGGACATCTGCGAGCGGGAGGACATCCTGGCCGGGCGCGTGGTCACGCGCAATATGAGCACCTTTCGCAAGGTTGAAGATATGGTCAATATCGGCGCCTACGCACGGGGCACCAATGCCGAAATTGACGCCGCCATCATCAGCATGCCCGCCATCAACAGCTTTTTGCGCCAGGACGTTGGCGACCCGCAGTTTCTTGAGCAGAGCATGCAGCAACTGCGCGCCCTGGCCCAACTGGCGGAAGGGGCGGCAGCCCAGCAGGGCGAGCCCCCCGTGCCCTCCGGCCAGAACGGCGTGGCCCCGCAGCGGGGCTGA
- a CDS encoding PEP/pyruvate-binding domain-containing protein yields the protein MSLSRLLGFFTRSARRAAASVTASDSEAEHFFALRHHSFKLFLTAWNTFQETMTALEYTLCCDHPFGLYRVRALCTSMATQVFQCVKQLERLDPAPCQALYARFAELQKNVADDVYEPEVCLLGPLVLPLGEDSDLEALSGQGGFPLVDPATLRLEEVRRRHPQLAPRGFAITMAGCQHFLQSNDLQSEINRRIQAAGGLAPKHLAKLSRGLGQLVEDTPLPPDLEQEIRAALARLRASSQHESMRLVLRGRLWPPEARGSDDPGLILWGPSVPLDASDEEILHAVQLTLARKQRAQALVYRRARGLTDAGAGVCITCMAVEEGSWGGLAHSCSPVRAHGELVHVYACQGLPQELDYSVLPADHATVDRQPPHEIVSLAGPDDAPCLVLDADTARDVAALALELEELLGCPVSLSWVRTPQGELRLLLVRPIPLPVDAVDMPPVLPEVGPNLRLSGGYTVSPGRVAGPVCVARRWEDARRFPPGGILVVPDDNYRWGALMDRVAGIIAKEGLAGSRLASLAREFGKPAIFGMAGALDTLENGQSITLCSDICQVYADRQESLLPNVPPGRDYMPGSPVYRILQKASARILPLTMDVDSPEFKAANCQTYHDIARYCHERAVSAMFSLGAEKKYAPQRVKQLRDKVLKQFWVVNLSDGFAVTPSGPVIDIDQIASVPMRALWRGMNAYPWQGPPPVDGKGFLSVLFEATANPNLDPAAQTAYFSEKNYFMISRDYCSLHSRFGFHFVSVEARLGERTPENYLTFHLRGGAANIERRILRVRFVSEILWEFGFAPTVRNDAVSATLKGMDREEGELLLAIAGYMTIHTRQLDMIMQDAAQVAARREEMLNHCRMLFRGESLAQDAPGVEEKQACP from the coding sequence ATGTCTCTCTCACGCCTTCTGGGCTTTTTTACGCGGTCCGCCAGACGCGCCGCCGCCAGTGTCACGGCTTCCGACAGCGAGGCCGAGCACTTCTTTGCACTGCGGCACCATTCCTTCAAGCTCTTCTTAACGGCATGGAACACCTTTCAGGAAACCATGACCGCCCTTGAATACACCTTGTGTTGCGACCATCCCTTCGGGCTGTATCGTGTGCGCGCCCTGTGCACCAGCATGGCCACCCAGGTTTTTCAGTGCGTCAAGCAGCTTGAAAGGCTCGATCCGGCTCCGTGCCAGGCCTTGTACGCCCGGTTTGCCGAGCTTCAGAAAAATGTGGCCGATGATGTGTACGAGCCGGAAGTGTGCCTTCTTGGTCCGCTGGTGCTGCCCCTCGGCGAAGATTCCGATCTTGAGGCGCTTTCCGGCCAGGGCGGCTTTCCTCTGGTGGACCCGGCAACCCTGCGGCTTGAAGAGGTGCGGCGGCGTCATCCCCAGTTGGCGCCCCGGGGCTTTGCCATCACCATGGCCGGTTGCCAGCATTTTTTACAGAGCAATGACCTGCAAAGCGAGATCAACCGCCGTATTCAGGCGGCAGGGGGGCTTGCGCCCAAGCATCTGGCCAAGCTGTCGCGCGGTCTCGGCCAACTGGTTGAAGATACGCCCTTGCCGCCTGACCTGGAACAAGAAATCCGTGCAGCGCTGGCGCGTTTGCGCGCCTCCAGCCAGCACGAGTCCATGCGTCTGGTGCTGCGTGGGCGGCTGTGGCCGCCTGAAGCCCGTGGCAGCGACGATCCCGGCCTGATTCTTTGGGGGCCTTCCGTCCCTCTGGACGCGTCCGACGAGGAAATTTTGCACGCGGTACAGCTGACGCTGGCGCGCAAGCAGCGCGCCCAGGCTCTTGTGTACCGCCGGGCGCGGGGCCTTACCGATGCCGGGGCGGGCGTGTGCATTACCTGCATGGCTGTGGAGGAAGGTTCCTGGGGCGGTCTTGCCCATTCGTGCAGCCCTGTGCGCGCGCACGGAGAACTGGTTCACGTCTACGCCTGCCAGGGCCTGCCGCAAGAACTGGATTATTCGGTGCTGCCTGCCGATCACGCCACGGTGGACAGGCAACCGCCTCACGAAATCGTCAGCCTTGCCGGCCCTGACGACGCGCCCTGTCTTGTCCTTGATGCCGATACGGCCAGGGATGTGGCTGCTCTGGCCCTTGAGCTTGAAGAACTGCTGGGGTGCCCGGTTTCTCTTTCCTGGGTGCGGACGCCGCAAGGGGAATTGCGTCTGCTGCTGGTGCGGCCCATTCCCCTGCCGGTGGACGCAGTGGACATGCCGCCTGTGCTGCCTGAAGTCGGCCCGAACCTGCGTCTTTCGGGCGGGTATACCGTCAGCCCCGGCAGGGTGGCGGGGCCTGTCTGCGTGGCGCGCCGCTGGGAGGACGCCCGGCGCTTTCCGCCTGGCGGCATTTTGGTGGTGCCTGATGACAATTATCGTTGGGGAGCCTTGATGGACCGCGTTGCTGGCATCATTGCCAAAGAGGGGCTGGCCGGTTCGCGTCTGGCCTCGCTGGCGCGGGAATTCGGCAAGCCAGCCATTTTTGGCATGGCCGGGGCACTGGACACGCTGGAAAACGGGCAGAGCATCACCCTGTGTTCCGACATCTGTCAGGTGTATGCGGACAGACAGGAGTCGCTTTTGCCCAATGTGCCGCCCGGACGCGACTATATGCCGGGCAGCCCCGTGTACCGCATTTTGCAAAAAGCCTCGGCCCGTATCCTTCCACTGACCATGGACGTGGACAGCCCGGAATTCAAGGCGGCCAATTGTCAGACCTATCATGACATCGCCCGCTATTGCCACGAAAGGGCCGTGAGCGCCATGTTCTCGCTTGGGGCGGAAAAAAAATACGCGCCGCAGCGGGTAAAACAGTTGCGCGACAAGGTGCTCAAGCAGTTCTGGGTGGTAAATCTCAGTGACGGCTTCGCCGTAACCCCTTCCGGGCCTGTGATCGATATTGACCAGATAGCGTCCGTACCCATGCGTGCGCTCTGGCGCGGCATGAACGCCTATCCCTGGCAGGGGCCGCCGCCCGTGGACGGCAAGGGGTTTTTGTCCGTGCTTTTTGAGGCCACGGCCAATCCCAATCTGGATCCTGCGGCGCAGACGGCGTATTTTTCAGAAAAAAACTATTTCATGATTTCACGCGACTATTGCAGCCTGCATTCACGCTTTGGCTTTCATTTTGTGTCCGTGGAGGCGCGCCTTGGCGAGCGCACTCCGGAAAACTACCTCACCTTCCATCTGCGCGGCGGGGCGGCCAACATTGAAAGACGCATCCTGCGCGTGCGCTTTGTGTCTGAAATCCTTTGGGAATTCGGGTTCGCCCCCACAGTGCGCAACGACGCGGTCAGCGCCACCCTCAAGGGTATGGATCGCGAAGAAGGCGAACTGCTGCTGGCCATTGCCGGGTATATGACAATCCACACCAGGCAATTGGACATGATCATGCAGGACGCAGCGCAGGTGGCCGCACGGCGTGAAGAAATGCTGAACCACTGCCGCATGCTGTTCCGGGGCGAGAGCCTGGCGCAGGACGCGCCCGGTGTGGAGGAGAAGCAAG
- the fliG gene encoding flagellar motor switch protein FliG, whose protein sequence is MELTGKQRIAVLLLAMGDKFTADVFKRMDRQEIAEISKAIVDLEPVPREDVEEVLREFHESLVEGVDMIAGGSDILKRMLVKNLDPETAKYIMDSLSLETGPAPFRELEQVSPRLLSQILRNEHPQTLALILGHLHPDQAANLLTSLPAGVRAEVLMRLARLEAVPEDMLMEVDKVLTSQLIAMGGKEGKKVGGVQSVAEILNAVDRATEEEVLSEIEEDSAQMAEDIRNLMFVFEDCKNIDDRGVREMLKEISNEDLTLALRGATDDLKEKFFKNMSERAGNMIREELEYMGPTKLSDVEAAQQNIVKIVRRLEAESKLVVSRGAGEVFV, encoded by the coding sequence ATGGAGCTGACCGGCAAACAGCGCATAGCCGTGCTGCTGCTCGCCATGGGCGACAAGTTCACGGCCGACGTGTTCAAGCGCATGGACAGGCAGGAAATAGCCGAAATCTCCAAAGCCATTGTGGACTTGGAGCCCGTGCCGCGTGAGGATGTCGAGGAAGTGCTGCGCGAATTTCATGAGTCCCTGGTGGAAGGCGTGGACATGATCGCGGGCGGCAGCGATATTCTCAAACGCATGCTGGTCAAAAACCTTGATCCTGAAACCGCCAAGTACATTATGGACTCGCTCAGTCTCGAAACCGGGCCAGCGCCCTTCCGTGAGCTGGAGCAGGTGAGCCCCCGTCTTCTTTCACAGATTTTGCGCAACGAACATCCGCAGACCCTGGCGCTCATACTCGGCCATCTGCACCCCGACCAGGCTGCCAATTTATTGACAAGCCTGCCTGCGGGCGTGCGCGCCGAGGTGCTCATGCGTCTGGCGCGCCTTGAGGCTGTGCCTGAGGACATGCTTATGGAAGTGGACAAGGTGCTCACAAGCCAGCTTATCGCCATGGGCGGCAAGGAAGGCAAAAAAGTGGGCGGCGTCCAGTCCGTGGCCGAAATCCTCAATGCCGTGGACCGCGCCACCGAAGAGGAAGTCCTGTCCGAGATCGAAGAAGATTCCGCCCAGATGGCCGAAGATATCCGCAACCTCATGTTCGTGTTCGAGGACTGCAAGAATATTGACGACAGGGGCGTGCGGGAAATGCTCAAGGAGATTTCCAATGAGGATCTTACTCTGGCCCTGCGTGGCGCCACTGACGATCTCAAGGAAAAGTTCTTCAAGAACATGTCCGAGCGCGCGGGCAACATGATTCGCGAAGAACTGGAGTACATGGGCCCCACCAAGCTTTCGGACGTGGAAGCCGCGCAGCAGAATATAGTCAAGATCGTGCGCCGCCTTGAGGCCGAGAGCAAGCTGGTTGTGAGCAGAGGCGCGGGCGAAGTCTTCGTCTAG
- a CDS encoding FliH/SctL family protein, which yields MASDQLRKKWGTVFMGEREATVEQLDAMQEPLRRERMQHQQQEDYFDRVRAKAEERAREILGAAYAERQKVLEEARVEAHELNKLLTHESAAIKAQAQEERNQAQAELAQAQALRQEAQDLHENGRTDGFQAGMDQAGQELKEFRAEIGQALGVVLHALDRQRHAICESWREQLAQLTQEAVTAGTGWVLEKEHKKILQSLIFEALNLLEDRATVTLRVHPDDEDTVSDMFMAARERVPELQQWIVNGDPSVGRGGLLAESVSGSVDCRRELYTELVNGVLSCLTLGPGQDDQRQGEAVSQLVRQEAERIAAIAPEPEQASAHGEHVDGHAGQPDATGYDEQPASAAHADPLDVELPPDVPVDAPASMPGDMPASMPGSMPADGQDAVPNALAETVAGDPAGGTAAAPQGQDNPHQDNSRQDNPHQDLPATDEPALPEDHQGPIPDSQALSVEEPEWSAAQADASAPAERRPSEEMHTQSAAGASQQAGSESPGQGSGTATAAPAGQQGEDYAPAAPAQATEPAPAHGSAPVQSPAGGEYAGQKHAGQEHAGQEHVGQEHAGQEKTAAAKVRPSGQAENPTLAELEDELFPLEVEADEESGLVEHLSPRAFATSDDSGLSGPVGTAGPAGKDGHDDHDVFSQGGFLPGADKGR from the coding sequence ATGGCGTCAGATCAGTTGCGCAAAAAATGGGGAACTGTCTTCATGGGTGAGCGCGAAGCCACCGTGGAGCAGCTTGACGCCATGCAGGAACCCCTGCGCCGCGAACGCATGCAACATCAGCAGCAGGAAGACTATTTTGACCGGGTGCGGGCCAAGGCCGAGGAGCGTGCGCGCGAAATACTTGGCGCGGCCTATGCCGAGCGCCAGAAAGTGCTGGAAGAAGCCAGGGTTGAAGCGCATGAACTGAATAAGCTGCTCACGCACGAAAGCGCAGCCATAAAGGCGCAGGCCCAGGAAGAAAGAAACCAGGCGCAGGCGGAACTGGCGCAGGCGCAGGCCTTGCGGCAAGAAGCGCAAGACTTGCATGAAAACGGGCGAACCGATGGTTTTCAGGCCGGAATGGATCAGGCCGGGCAGGAACTCAAGGAATTTCGCGCTGAAATAGGGCAGGCCCTTGGCGTGGTGCTTCATGCTCTGGACAGGCAGCGTCACGCCATTTGCGAGTCCTGGCGCGAGCAACTGGCCCAGCTCACGCAGGAGGCCGTCACCGCTGGCACCGGCTGGGTGCTGGAAAAAGAGCACAAAAAAATATTGCAGTCTCTGATCTTTGAAGCGCTCAATCTCCTTGAAGACCGCGCCACCGTCACCCTGCGCGTGCATCCCGACGACGAGGATACCGTCAGCGACATGTTTATGGCGGCGCGCGAGCGCGTGCCCGAACTGCAACAGTGGATCGTCAACGGCGATCCCTCGGTGGGACGGGGCGGTCTGCTGGCCGAAAGCGTCAGCGGCAGCGTTGATTGCCGCCGCGAGCTCTATACGGAACTGGTCAACGGCGTTTTGTCCTGCCTCACTCTGGGGCCAGGTCAGGATGACCAACGCCAGGGCGAGGCTGTCAGTCAGCTGGTGCGTCAGGAGGCAGAGCGCATTGCGGCCATAGCCCCCGAACCGGAGCAGGCGTCCGCACATGGGGAGCATGTGGATGGGCACGCCGGGCAGCCGGACGCAACGGGATACGATGAACAGCCTGCGAGCGCGGCCCATGCTGACCCTCTGGATGTCGAACTCCCCCCTGATGTGCCTGTTGATGCGCCCGCCAGTATGCCCGGCGACATGCCCGCCAGCATGCCCGGCAGTATGCCCGCCGACGGGCAAGACGCTGTGCCCAATGCTCTGGCAGAAACCGTGGCAGGCGATCCGGCTGGCGGAACCGCTGCCGCGCCGCAGGGGCAGGACAACCCGCATCAGGACAACTCCCGTCAGGACAACCCGCATCAGGACTTGCCCGCCACGGACGAACCTGCGCTGCCGGAAGATCACCAGGGCCCCATACCCGACTCCCAAGCCCTGAGCGTGGAGGAGCCGGAATGGTCTGCCGCGCAGGCCGACGCTTCTGCCCCGGCGGAGCGCCGGCCCTCGGAAGAAATGCATACGCAAAGCGCTGCGGGCGCGAGCCAGCAGGCAGGTTCCGAATCGCCTGGTCAAGGGTCGGGCACAGCAACTGCCGCGCCTGCCGGACAGCAAGGCGAAGATTATGCCCCTGCCGCACCCGCGCAGGCGACCGAACCCGCACCCGCTCACGGCTCTGCCCCGGTGCAGTCTCCGGCTGGCGGAGAATATGCGGGCCAAAAACATGCGGGCCAGGAACATGCAGGCCAGGAACATGTGGGCCAGGAACATGCGGGCCAGGAAAAGACGGCTGCCGCCAAGGTTCGCCCGTCCGGCCAGGCCGAAAACCCCACGCTGGCGGAACTGGAAGACGAGCTTTTCCCCCTTGAAGTTGAAGCAGATGAGGAATCCGGCCTGGTGGAACATCTTTCTCCCCGGGCTTTTGCCACCTCTGACGACTCCGGGCTTTCCGGGCCTGTCGGTACTGCCGGGCCTGCCGGAAAGGACGGCCATGACGACCATGACGTTTTTTCCCAGGGCGGTTTTCTGCCCGGTGCGGATAAAGGCCGCTGA